The following coding sequences are from one Roseburia hominis A2-183 window:
- a CDS encoding HD domain-containing protein, whose translation MSDQTVLIDQFLSSVIGTIHPDEIFDSIIDTAVRLLSPDGLLLTIRDDVSPSYHVTRSFGDISWEKDSFLDSSILLEQLLNADSYIPFMPGAGLPTALDGVSSHTRSWLIRQNIIGVYCLKYNRALIGFLFIALHNHMPLSADQVSALCKIGFYATHALRNANLYMNAYRASITDDLTALYNRKHAFEMIDELCLSGTPCSLIMLDIDDFKLYNELYGSKEGDHLIQRCAKIILSALDADDMAFRFGVDEFLILKRGSDAAAAKAFTQSLVEVLTKGSMPDMVWEITITCGISVFPDISADGRELIHNVEQAVYFGKLDGKGHLIVYRKGLENRSQNPDIRTAYERVAPTIYALTAAIDAKDNFTFIHSMNVSKYAVMLAEALHMTDNDIEVVRVAGMLHDIGKISIPEHILKKTEGLTPEEYAIMKTHVENSIKMIRYLPNMDYVIPAVVAHHERYDGTGYPRGLKGTEIPLMGRILTIADCFDAMTARRPYKQECSIDYAAGELKKNSGTQFDPELVPVFLSLIEDGKIAG comes from the coding sequence ATGAGCGATCAAACTGTTCTCATCGATCAATTCCTGTCATCCGTCATCGGCACGATTCACCCGGACGAAATCTTTGATTCTATTATAGACACAGCCGTCCGTCTGCTGTCTCCGGACGGTCTGCTACTCACGATCCGTGACGATGTCAGTCCTTCCTACCACGTCACGCGCAGTTTTGGCGATATCTCCTGGGAAAAAGATTCTTTTCTCGATTCGAGCATTCTTTTAGAGCAGCTGTTAAACGCCGACAGCTACATTCCGTTTATGCCGGGCGCAGGTCTGCCGACCGCGCTTGACGGCGTTTCCAGCCATACACGCAGCTGGCTGATCCGGCAGAATATCATCGGTGTCTATTGTCTGAAGTACAACCGGGCACTGATCGGCTTTCTCTTCATCGCGCTGCACAATCACATGCCACTGTCTGCAGATCAGGTGTCCGCACTGTGCAAGATCGGCTTTTATGCCACCCACGCACTGCGCAACGCGAATCTCTACATGAACGCCTACCGGGCCTCCATCACGGATGATCTGACGGCGCTCTACAACCGCAAGCATGCGTTTGAGATGATTGATGAGCTCTGCCTCTCCGGTACGCCGTGCTCTTTAATCATGCTCGATATCGATGATTTCAAGCTTTACAACGAACTTTACGGCTCCAAAGAGGGCGATCACTTAATCCAGCGCTGTGCCAAGATCATTCTCTCTGCTCTGGATGCGGACGACATGGCATTCCGTTTCGGTGTAGACGAATTTCTCATCTTAAAACGCGGCAGTGATGCCGCAGCCGCCAAAGCGTTTACCCAGTCTCTCGTGGAAGTTCTGACAAAAGGCAGCATGCCCGACATGGTGTGGGAAATTACCATCACCTGCGGCATCTCCGTGTTTCCGGATATTTCTGCCGACGGCAGAGAGTTGATCCACAATGTCGAGCAGGCTGTCTATTTTGGAAAGCTTGATGGGAAAGGCCATCTCATCGTTTACCGCAAAGGTCTTGAGAACCGCTCCCAGAATCCGGATATCCGCACCGCCTACGAGCGGGTGGCGCCGACCATCTATGCGCTGACCGCCGCCATCGACGCCAAGGATAATTTTACGTTCATCCATTCCATGAATGTCTCAAAATATGCGGTCATGCTCGCGGAAGCGCTTCATATGACCGACAATGATATCGAGGTGGTACGGGTCGCAGGCATGCTTCACGACATCGGCAAGATCAGCATCCCCGAGCACATTTTAAAGAAAACCGAGGGGCTGACGCCGGAGGAATACGCAATCATGAAAACGCATGTGGAGAATTCCATCAAGATGATCCGTTACCTTCCGAACATGGATTACGTGATCCCTGCAGTTGTCGCCCACCACGAGCGCTATGACGGAACCGGTTATCCCCGCGGATTAAAAGGAACGGAAATTCCCCTCATGGGACGTATCTTAACCATTGCAGACTGCTTTGACGCGATGACGGCCAGACGCCCCTACAAGCAGGAATGCTCGATCGACTACGCGGCAGGTGAACTAAAAAAGAACAGCGGCACGCAGTTCGATCCCGAACTGGTGCCGGTGTTTCTGTCCCTCATAGAGGACGGAAAGATTGCGGGGTGA
- a CDS encoding HD-GYP domain-containing protein, producing the protein MRYLPTSRLTPGMALGQDIYDGAGRLLLGRHILLTEEQISNLEFLGFPGVYVDDEFSRGIEIQQIVSPEVRRQALKIVYDLFHTDMRKQEPSEAEFKLRKTVESVVDDVICNGDIMCNIMDIKSYDDYIYYHSIHVGILSVVVGARLGLPHDELCQLAAAALLHDIGKRFIDHDIVRGGKAHRSEKEQEVYRSHPKIGAEYLRETCRFSADVYEGIMEHHECYNGEGYPLGKKGGEIHLFARIIRIADCYDAKVSAFPAQKSLSPSEALEYVMALGDRWFDPDIVAVFARKVAAYPIGCEVELSNGQHAVVARNFENFPLRPLVRVVETGEMLNMRDDEKARAVTVGRLIVR; encoded by the coding sequence ATGCGTTATTTACCGACGAGCAGACTGACGCCGGGAATGGCACTGGGGCAGGACATTTATGACGGGGCGGGAAGACTTCTTCTGGGAAGGCATATTCTGCTGACAGAAGAACAAATTTCAAATCTGGAATTCCTTGGGTTCCCGGGTGTCTACGTGGACGATGAGTTTTCCAGGGGGATTGAGATACAGCAGATTGTCAGCCCGGAAGTCCGGAGGCAGGCACTGAAAATTGTATATGATCTGTTTCACACGGATATGCGGAAGCAGGAACCGTCGGAAGCGGAGTTTAAGCTACGCAAAACGGTGGAGTCTGTGGTCGATGATGTGATATGCAATGGAGACATCATGTGCAATATCATGGACATCAAGAGTTATGATGATTATATCTATTACCATTCCATTCATGTGGGCATCCTTTCTGTGGTAGTCGGCGCACGGCTGGGGCTTCCGCATGATGAGCTGTGCCAGCTTGCAGCGGCGGCGCTGCTGCATGACATTGGGAAGCGGTTTATCGATCATGACATCGTGCGGGGAGGTAAGGCGCACCGCAGCGAAAAAGAGCAGGAGGTCTATCGGAGCCATCCGAAGATCGGTGCGGAATATCTGCGCGAGACATGCCGATTTTCCGCGGATGTGTATGAGGGAATCATGGAGCATCACGAGTGCTACAACGGCGAAGGGTATCCGCTTGGCAAAAAGGGCGGCGAGATTCACCTGTTTGCCCGCATTATCCGGATTGCAGACTGTTATGACGCAAAGGTTTCCGCGTTTCCGGCACAGAAATCACTGTCGCCGTCGGAGGCGTTAGAATATGTGATGGCGCTGGGCGACCGCTGGTTTGACCCGGATATTGTGGCTGTGTTCGCAAGGAAAGTGGCGGCGTATCCGATCGGCTGCGAAGTCGAACTGTCCAACGGGCAGCATGCGGTGGTGGCACGGAATTTTGAGAATTTCCCGCTGCGTCCGCTGGTGCGCGTTGTGGAGACGGGAGAGATGTTGAACATGCGTGACGATGAAAAAGCGAGGGCGGTAACTGTTGGGAGACTCATAGTGCGATAG
- a CDS encoding TetR/AcrR family transcriptional regulator C-terminal domain-containing protein codes for MTGQGKSAIDTLLAESFKELALKQPIEKITIKEITDKAGVIRPTFYNHFQDKYDLLEWIIDKELLEPVEPLIQNGMINEALVLLFSGIEREKEFYTKASRLEGQNSFGSIAQSCVERVLLQVIKGQAEGRKSRYVWLTPERIAEYYAQSMCYVVITWIKSGMTISSKELAEIYNYMIKRSMTDILTEL; via the coding sequence ATGACTGGACAGGGAAAGAGTGCGATTGATACACTTTTGGCAGAGAGCTTTAAGGAACTGGCGTTAAAGCAGCCGATAGAGAAGATTACAATCAAAGAGATTACAGATAAGGCGGGCGTGATCCGCCCGACATTTTACAATCATTTTCAGGACAAATATGATCTGCTGGAGTGGATTATCGACAAGGAACTGCTGGAACCGGTGGAACCGCTGATCCAGAACGGGATGATCAACGAGGCGCTGGTGCTTCTGTTCAGCGGGATCGAGCGTGAGAAGGAGTTCTACACGAAGGCAAGCCGGCTGGAAGGACAGAATTCATTCGGCAGCATTGCACAAAGCTGTGTGGAGCGCGTGCTGCTACAGGTCATCAAAGGACAGGCAGAGGGCAGAAAAAGCCGGTACGTGTGGCTGACACCAGAGCGTATCGCGGAGTATTATGCACAGTCCATGTGCTATGTGGTGATCACCTGGATCAAGTCCGGAATGACGATTTCATCCAAGGAACTTGCAGAAATCTATAATTACATGATCAAGCGGTCGATGACGGATATTCTGACAGAACTGTAA